The genome window GTCTTGCTGTTAGACATCTGTTTTCTCTTGTAGTAATGACTGATCCAGAACTCCTGTGCTGCCTCTTCAGAATGTGAGAAGCTCCTCTAAAAGTATTATCTACTGTTACTGTGTTCATCCATAGTATGAAAATTTTtacatatacacattttatatatacacacacaaaacctgGTCGACCAGGAGGTTCGTATGTCATTGGATTCCACACCGAGCCTCCCACATCTACTCTCTTTAACAATGTCAATGATTCTGTTCTATCTTTAGTTATAAAACctcattaatttgtttaaattacaatatctgggaataataattataattatgttgatttctttaaaatgttataattcatGACCTCTAACGGCCATCGAGAGAACTGATAAGTAATTTTAACAAGTATTTTAACAAATCCTTCCTGTTGTATTCAACAGCAAATTAAGAAGTGAATACCCCCCCACACACCCAAAAAAGGGCAAAACCTAAAAATGTTTCAATACAAAattttattaaaagataatagaCAGTGATGGTTTAATAGAAAGTTCTCAAGTGAAACATTAAGGCTGGAATGACCAAATATGGAAAGCAAATTCAACTATATAAAAGTTTGCTTTTGTGTAACATATAGAAACCCATACTTAATTTTTCACTTAAAATATGGAAATTTGATTCAACCACAGGAATAAGATAAACTATTTTAACCATAGATCCCAAAAGGAGGTACAAATTTGGCATGCATCAAGGTCAAAGGGCACAACAGCATATTTTGATGTTTGATGTTGTAAATTTCACATTGCACTCATAATAATGTCTGATAGTACAAACATGACAGTATGCATtcaggtacaaaaaaaaaaaaaataaatcagcaaaatgagctgcttCTTCATTAACCGGCACAGGGAATGAATCATGGGTCACAGTATAATGTTTTGCATCAGTTTGGGGACCATTCAACTGAACAGCACTGATATTTCAAGACTTCATGCAGGGAAGAGAGAAGTGCTTCAGAAAAGTCCCGTACAGGATGACCGCAATCTCTCTGGCAACGCTTAGAAACAGTATGAAAAAAAACCCACACTCAAATTCAACAGCTGCTTGTATTTTCACAGTGTTTGTTAAGCTAGATGGGACAGAAATGAGTTTGAGTGGTCACTACTAATAAAGGTGCTCTACAGTAGAAAATTCCTTCTCAGCAGCATTTGGCTTTCGTAACAGgttttgtttttctaaattaCTAATGGTTGCTCTTCATTTTTGGTTactggaacaggaaaaaaaaattgatatcaggaacagcatttgaaaaaaaaaacaacaaaaaaaaacaacaacacttattactgcttttaaaaaaatttgacaaaacacatttaatcacACAAGAGTGAAAGAAACTAAGACAATGGCAAGCAAGTTGAGCTAAGGACCAGTCTCTCCTCTTTCTCCACATTAGCAACACTTCCTCTCGTTCCGTGTCTGACTGGGTCAAGCTCGAACGACAGGTCTGCGTCtgtcagaaacacaaacaaataaccaCCCCCCAactgaatatttaataaacaaaaataaatggccAATATGGCAGTTTTGCTTTATCAATTTAACCCTACTTCAATTTTTTGGGGgcagaaaataaaaacaagataagTTGgactaaaatataaaactttattGGCATATCATTGTCACTGTAGATCACACTACAAAAACGATGATATCGAATAAAACATCAAATGCTGAAGAGCAGCTCAGTTCGCAGAACTGCTTATAGTTACGAGTCAGTTATCATACTGTGACCGGTCGTGTTGTTCTGGGGTTTCGGTGTTTGTAATGTACTCTTACCGTGTTTCTCACAAGTGTGGGCCGTCTCAATCTCCATGTTTCTGCATCTGCGCCTGCATCTTAGCGATCATCTCCTGCATCCGCCTCAGCTGAGCCACACACAAacagagtcacacacacattGGTCTTATTAGCGTTCAGCTTGTGTTTGCTTTGAGAGATCCTACCTCAGCCTCCTTCTCCTGTAAGATTATATCCTTGTCCATTTCCTCTGGCTCCGGACCTTGCCTGCGTGACACAAACCAAGTGTAAAGAGACACGCATCTATACTGAGGCTTCACAATTAGTTTCTCCTATTGTCAAAACAAAACGGtcagtagtttaaaaaaaaaaaaaatttaaactttaaattaatttaagaatttaaatgaaatgtgatTGGAGCTTTATTCAATTAATCAGAATTCAacgcatataaatatttgctgagaaaagctctcaaatgaatataattaattgtactaaataatgtacataaaatatattcaatgatTAGAGCAaggaaattaaataattttttaaaagcatatatGTAAGTGCCAAGCATATTTTAGTGGAATATACTAAAATATACCGAACACTGAAGATATTCTTGTTCCGATGACAAAAAAATGATTGCAGCAATATAGATTAATTTAGCATCAATTAAAATTATTAAGACTAAATAGaacaaaaatatgtgtgtgtgtgtgtgtatatatatatatatatatatatatatatatatatatatatatatatatatatatatatatatatatatatatatatatatatatatatatatatatatatatatataggattgtGCTAAAATATTTAACTGCAGTGACAGAAAAATTGGGGACATGAATTgtctataaaaacaacaacaacaaaaaagctcaTAAATtaccaaaatataatttatataatttctcaAAACTGTGATTTAACAAATGACAGGACAAGAACTGTATTAGTAAACCACCAGAAGAGTGTTTTGCATTGCAGAGTTAAGGCAAGACGAGAAAGACAAATCCAAGTTATTAGCACAAGCGTGTGATAAGCGGAACAGACAGTTACAGAGGGCTTTGTATTGAAGTATTTGCATGCGTGAGAGTGAAACAGTGAGAAGAGCAGAGCCGGTGCTAGCGTCAGGCTGAAGGACAGGTGGTACCTCCTCCTCCTATCCTCTGACAGCTCGCTGCAGATCCATGAGACTGAGTCAAGCTCTACAGTTTATGGAACACACTTCATCAACTGATTAGGATAAAATCAGACAAAGCAATGCTGCTCTTCTCCTTTCGTTTCTGCTATCAAATTACTATATTTGAATTGAACAAAAATGAGAAGCgactaccatatttttcggactataagttgcacctgagtataagtcgcatcagtccaaaaaatgcgtcatgatgaggaaaaaaacataagtcgcactggactataaattgcatttatttagaaccaagaggaaacattaccgtctccagccgctagatggcgctctatgtcttcagtgtagactacaggagcaccgagcagcatagagcgccctctcgtggctggagacggtaatgttttctctcggttcactTCTCTCagttaatgtcaaattaattttaataaataagtcgcacctgactataagtcgcagcaccagccaaactatgaaaaaaagtgcgacttatagtacggaaaatacggtatgtaaaAAAATAGCTATTTCAATACATCCGCTTAGTGTTGGCAGGTTTGGGCTATTCAAATAATCTGCGGCTACACTCACAAAGCTCTGATTTTTTTCATGGAGGTTAAGGGAGGAGGTGGAGAAAGGCAAGCAGAGCAGTACGTACGCAGGCGACAAAGGCAGAATGTAACCATGGGAGGACAACCTGCCGCCCCGTTTGAGGCGCTCCGAGCGGAAGTTCTCGTAGTGAAGGTCCTGAGTAACTTCTTGAAGGTCCTGCATGTGGGTGCTGGATGGATGACATAACCATCAACAGACAATAATGACAGTCAATCTTAGAATGGAAATAAGGCTGAGAGGGACAGAAATACActccatttaattcattttactgcGAGGTGGGGGTGGTGGGGGGTGTTTTGAAGACTAAACAATCAACTCCAATTTCCTTCACAGCCtcgtttttttatttgtgtaaaatcaAGAATTTTTGAACGTTAAAGAACAGAGAACTTGAAATGACTTACATTAGCATAGTGCGAAGTTTGAGGAAGTCATTGTGTTCTGGGTTTTCTACCTCCACCACACCCCATGGGTACAAACGCCCCCTCACTTTCTTCCCTTTAGCCTCAATCTGCTGGTTGGATCCCACCACGGCAAACGGTATGCTGGCCTACAACACAAAGATGAAAAGGAACCTTTAAAAGACCTAGCCTAGTTTGGACGCAGTCTCCTGAAGAGCAGGAAACGGTGAGCATCAAGTGATCTCAGAAACTACAATTCTGCCATTTCTCACCCTGGTCCAAACTACAATTCCCAAAACCAGTGTGAATAATTCTCACTAAATGTTCACCAGGGCTACATTTGTTTGATCACATATAAGGTAAAAActgcaatactgtgaaatatcatgactatttaaaataacaacttttatatattttaaactctAATTTGatcaataattaaattataattaaaataagaaaaaaatattactgaccctATACTTTTGAAGTAATGTAcgtttatggtgcttttgtgttTTTCGGGGAGTGTTTGAAACACatgggttttgaacaacatgaataAATGGTGATATTCTTCCTTAGGGTGACCTGTctctttataaaaatatatgaggaacaaaaaacaacaacacacacaccttGAGAATCCGGGTCTGCTCTTTGAAATCTTCATCCTCATCAGACTCGGCATCAGGGAGGTGATAGATCTTGATGCCATGCTCATCGATTTCATCCAGAATCTAGTATCCCACAAAAAGACACATATAGCCAACAAACCAAGCATGTGATCAGTCCATCTTTGGAAAGAAGCCTGAATGGCTTACCCTGCgcttgagtctctctctctccctcagtgTCAGCGTATCCGCTttagcaataacaggaactacaTTCACTTTGTTGTGAATGGCCTTCATGAATTGGACATCTAGAGGCTTCATCCTATAAAATAAGATAATGGGAAAATCAGTCATTTAAATCCAGAACAGAACTGTGTGAACTCTTAAACTCACACCTACGACAGAGGAAGGTgttataaaaacatgttttagttgAGTGAAATGTAAGCGCTCACCCGTGACCCAGAGGGGAAATGAAGTAGAAGCAGCAGTGCACACGGTTGTCCACAATGTGCCTGCGGTTGAGTCCACTCTCATCATGCAGGTAGCGCTCAAACTGGTCATCAATGTAGGAGATaatggtgttaaagctgttatatataaaaaaaataaaaacaggacacGATTAAACAACTGCATAGAGTTTATAAACAATGGAGACATTTGACCTGCCCCCATCCCTATAACAAATCTGAAAATGTATAGATCAGACTGAAAGTATCAGGATCTTTTTAAACTTCAACCACTTGTTTGTAATGCTGGGATCCTTCTGTATAAATTACAGGAATGTTCTCCTTATTATCAGAGTCAGTCTGCATATTTTGCCAAATAACTAAcatttttgtttctgaatctgagatttgtttttgttttgtttttttaaatggaaaaaaggaATGCAAATAGATATGCACTGATTGCAATTTTCTTGGCCGATTCACGtttttttgttagtgttttttGTTAGAACTATAACTGACACCATATACAAACATAAATCTATTTTTCTTCAACGAAAAgtcttattttcataaaaaaaaaaaaaaaaacctttgattcaaatgtacatttttatcaaaGGTAATTTCTTTAGTCTTCAttgtaaaaattttataaaaatgaatgctTACCATAGCCGTTATAAAAcatattcagtcaagagcagaaagtgattttctttgtcttttgttccTTGATTAAtatgacagacagcagcaggaaTATTGGACTGTGATACCTTTAAGAGTTTATCCATGGAcccaatatactgttacacaaCATGACTGTGTGTAACTCTCTCAACTATTTAACGTTCCAAAACTGACTGTGTTTAACTGCATACTCATTAAGATATGTGTActtcacaagctgtttgagaccGAGAGTGGCCTGTGTGCTTTACTAATATAGATTAGTGCCGGTGCTGGTGGTAACAAACGGATCAGCTCGATATCAGACAGAAGTAAGACTGATCGGCCTGTCACCGATCCGGGCCGATCATGAGGAAAATCGTTAGATTCCGATCCCTGGCCGATCGATTGGCGCATTTCTAGAAAAATATTCAAAACCAAGTATGCTGAAAGAGTGGGAGAGCACTGTTGCACTCTACAACAGCAGTGTAAAGGCAGCACAGCATGGAAAATGCCCCAGGCCTTCCggtaaaaaaaaagctgaaatggtTTTAACTAGTGGTGGTCCGTTACTGGTGTTAGCGTGCTGCGTTAATGTGAGACTCTTATCaagcgataaaaaaaatatcaccgtTAATCTATCCTCAAAATTGGGTtaggagctgggtctatactaggagagttatgatgactttcacctcgATGTTTTAGCTcagatgtatacctagccgaatctgtagggggcgagaacgagtctttaaacgtgtgtgtatgcctactgtgaaattaccacatcaaacatgatgtgctaacatggatgcagctgaagccaccgagtttgcttcagggaatttttcaattttcaagacgcacacctgtttcacacatactccgtctgcagtgcttaAGCAGTCCGTGTGCATTTCGTATGTGgagcagaagcagcacggactcgtactcattgtgctttcacacaggacgcattTGCAGTctgctactcggtacgtaaacgatcgctgcactgctgcagacacaTCGCTTCTACGCACTTAAGGACCGCAAccgcgtgaacgctggaatccgttaacatgggtgtgtaaaaaaatatgcagcgcatacggagtatgtgtgaaacaggcgtaaggttgtttgcatc of Carassius gibelio isolate Cgi1373 ecotype wild population from Czech Republic chromosome A2, carGib1.2-hapl.c, whole genome shotgun sequence contains these proteins:
- the LOC128027645 gene encoding septin-2 isoform X2, with translation MSQADKMKQGQFTNPETPGYVGFANLPNQVHRKSVKKGFEFTLMVVGESGLGKSTLINSLFLTDLYPERVIPGAAEKIERTVQIEASTVEIEERGVKLRLTVVDTPGYGDAINSQDCFNTIISYIDDQFERYLHDESGLNRRHIVDNRVHCCFYFISPLGHGMKPLDVQFMKAIHNKVNVVPVIAKADTLTLRERERLKRRILDEIDEHGIKIYHLPDAESDEDEDFKEQTRILKASIPFAVVGSNQQIEAKGKKVRGRLYPWGVVEVENPEHNDFLKLRTMLITHMQDLQEVTQDLHYENFRSERLKRGGRQGPEPEEMDKDIILQEKEAELRRMQEMIAKMQAQMQKHGD
- the LOC128027645 gene encoding septin-2B isoform X1, yielding MSQADKMKQGQFTNPETPGYVGFANLPNQVHRKSVKKGFEFTLMVVGESGLGKSTLINSLFLTDLYPERVIPGAAEKIERTVQIEASTVEIEERGVKLRLTVVDTPGYGDAINSQDCFNTIISYIDDQFERYLHDESGLNRRHIVDNRVHCCFYFISPLGHGMKPLDVQFMKAIHNKVNVVPVIAKADTLTLRERERLKRRILDEIDEHGIKIYHLPDAESDEDEDFKEQTRILKASIPFAVVGSNQQIEAKGKKVRGRLYPWGVVEVENPEHNDFLKLRTMLITHMQDLQEVTQDLHYENFRSERLKRGGRLSSHGYILPLSPAQGPEPEEMDKDIILQEKEAELRRMQEMIAKMQAQMQKHGD